One Littorina saxatilis isolate snail1 linkage group LG10, US_GU_Lsax_2.0, whole genome shotgun sequence DNA window includes the following coding sequences:
- the LOC138979218 gene encoding G-protein coupled receptor GRL101-like has translation MSSRCDNVPDCLDRSDEEFCTFCRAGTLCKGVGCVYTELLYHFENVCPVSERPTARPSVVTKYDPLPPAEIYLDGHGMSRHKPVAGNCSDTTFRCQSGLCIPSYMINNGEKDCPYGEDEDIPWENVTCPGYYRCYEYGLCLHPDLVCNGVYECPNKDDERYCDLPCPGNCTCEGFAYTCSDTFDPRAYLGVRYLDVSETHISDIFLQDMYVIEYLRFLNLSHCQLRSVTMYDMPQLLILDLSYNLLNALSLLNLRDLSGLTWLDLSHNPLVPLLDLSFSAFLKLASLTNLETLLLTNTEVTSISNRALSPLSKLVSLDLSDNKLTTYGFEMFQGVSSLQILYSDDGKLCCEYFHQHSLDMCYAPVDELSSCSDLLRSDLFRVFLWTLSVLSIAGNAGVLVYRTIADEQSTSLPFRLLVKNLCASDLLMGVYLMMIGVADEQFRGQYVEKEREWRHSAWCTAAGFLAFVSSEVSALVICCITLDRLLVLCYPLKANIHLKAKSVIALCCCVWCTCLVLAAVPLVAGLEFYGQNGICLPLPITRQQISEQFYAFAVFIVFNFVLFVLVGVGQLVIYTAVRRTGAATGSKRRQQDTTIARRLFLVVFTDFCCWFPVGLIGLLAFSGVPIPGVVNVWIAIFVLPLNSALNPFLYILNTRLEKVEKRQLEARTKRILMKLQTEIPKLQANKVEDIALACIQSKLVQQERFLRLLGFKEDQTRLLEKSSVDKVNTSGMSGTP, from the coding sequence ATGTCATCACGGTGTGACAATGTCCCAGACTGTTTGGACAGGAGTGACGAAGAGTTTTGCACCTTTTGTAGGGCTGGTACTTTATGTAAAGGCGTTGGCTGTGTCTACACAGAGTTGTTGTATCACTTTGAAAACGTTTGTCCGGTATCCGAACGTCCAACTGCTCGCCCTAGTGTTGTAACCAAATATGACCCTTTGCCTCCAGCAGAAATATATCTCGACGGACATGGCATGTCCAGACACAAGCCCGTGGCAGGGAACTGTTCAGACACCACCTTCAGATGTCAGAGCGGACTGTGCATCCCTTCCTACATGATCAACAATGGTGAGAAAGACTGTCCTTACGGCGAGGACGAAGACATCCCCTGGGAGAACGTGACCTGTCCGGGTTACTACCGCTGCTACGAATACGGCCTGTGTCTGCATCCTGACTTGGTGTGTAACGGTGTGTATGAATGTCCCAACAAGGACGATGAACGCTACTGTGATCTGCCATGTCCTGGTAACTGTACGTGTGAAGGTTTTGCCTACACTTGCAGTGACACGTTTGATCCCCGCGCCTATCTAGGAGTGCGGTACCTGGATGTAAGTGAAACACACATCTCGGATATTTTTTTGCAAGATATGTACGTCATCGAGTATTTGAGGTTTCTCAACTTGTCTCACTGTCAGCTGAGGAGCGTGACCATGTATGATATGCCCCAGTTGCTTATTCTTGATCTCAGTTACAACCTTCTCAATGCTTTGTCCTTGTTAAACTTGAGAGATCTGTCTGGTCTGACTTGGCTTGACTTGTCTCATAACCCTTTAGTCCCTCTCCTTGATCTGAGTTTCAGCGCTTTTCTGAAGCTGGCCAGCTTGACTAATTTGGAAACTCTGCTTTTGACCAACACAGAAGTGACCTCCATCAGCAACAGGGCATTGAGTCCATTGTCCAAACTGGTAAGCCTTGATCTGAGCGACAATAAACTCACCACTTATGGGTTCGAGATGTTCCAGGGTGTCAGCAGTCTCCAGATCTTGTACAGTGACGATGGAAAACTGTGCTGTGAATACTTCCATCAGCACTCTTTAGACATGTGTTACGCTCCAGTCGATGAGTTGTCCTCTTGCAGCGACTTGCTACGCAGTGATTTATTCAGGGTGTTCCTCTGGACACTGTCTGTGCTTTCCATCGCGGGCAATGCCGGGGTGCTCGTCTACAGAACGATAGCTGATGAACAATCCACGTCACTTCCTTTCCGCTTGCTGGTGAAGAACCTGTGTGCCTCTGACCTGCTGATGGGCGTGTACTTGATGATGATTGGCGTGGCAGACGAGCAGTTCCGGGGTCAGTACGTGGAGAAGGAACGGGAGTGGAGACACAGTGCATGGTGCACAGCAGCTGGCTTCTTGGCCTTTGTGTCCAGCGAGGTGTCAGCCCTGGTCATCTGCTGCATCACTCTGGACCGGCTGCTGGTTTTGTGCTACCCGCTAAAAGCCAACATTCACCTGAAGGCCAAGTCTGTCATCGCCCTGTGCTgctgtgtgtggtgcacgtgcCTGGTCCTGGCCGCAGTGCCTCTGGTGGCTGGCCTGGAGTTCTACGGCCAGAACGGAATCTGTCTGCCTCTGCCCATCACCAGGCAGCAGATTTCGGAACAGTTTTACGCCTTTGCAGTCTTCATCGTCTTCAACTTCGTGCTGTTTGTTCTGGTCGGCGTGGGGCAGCTGGTTATCTACACAGCTGTACGCAGGACTGGTGCTGCCACAGGGTCCAAACGCCGCCAACAAGACACGACCATTGCCCGCCGTCTCTTCCTTGTCGTCTTCACCGACTTCTGCTGCTGGTTCCCTGTCGGTCTGATAGGACTCCTGGCCTTCAGCGGGGTTCCCATCCCTGGCGTGGTCAACGTGTGGATCGCTATCTTTGTCCTGCCGCTCAACTCGGCGCTGAACCCGTTTCTGTACATACTTAATACTCGACTGGAGAAAGTGGAGAAAAGGCAGTTGGAGGCTCGCACCAAAAGAATATTGATGAAACTGCAGACAGAAATACCCAAGCTGCAGGCAAACAAGGTGGAGGACATTGCTCTTGCTTGTATTCAGTCAAAGTTAGTCCAGCAGGAAAGGTTTCTGAGGTTGTTAGGGTTTAAGGAAGATCAGACGAGGTTGCTGGAAAAGTCTTCAGTCGATAAGGTTAACACAAGTGGCATGAGCGGAACACCATGA